In the Mytilus trossulus isolate FHL-02 chromosome 1, PNRI_Mtr1.1.1.hap1, whole genome shotgun sequence genome, one interval contains:
- the LOC134708050 gene encoding uncharacterized protein LOC134708050, which produces MMRFETMSLSMLLTIMSVAAYTPKEKKLGLHGVNKVLQLNNGVGRDIGGRRAGSLSVLDVIDANRRAGSDRRSSAVSEIIRSSSFQNSAGLASNDGINRNCHYECGVDKLCNVGQKCVRDGCDTYCVQVSSGSIIGESGLSGSVRSGNGNTVSEIIRGSSSDISRLSSIDDSACSYQCGKNTLCASGHKCIHEGCNSYCVQLSSGSLIGSSPSLTGRVGLSNNGHLETIGSSGSMSSHTGSDILDAISARRSGINALDTITSRRSGMDALDTISSRRGGSVGSSGSRIVSQSVVGDLSNCRKLCHTDSDCAPSKYCTTVDCHRFCRRRPSKGYSG; this is translated from the exons ATGATGAGATTTGAAACTATGTCATTGTCAATGTTATTGACCATAATGTCAGTGGCTG CCTATACAcctaaagaaaagaaattaggTCTACATGGAGTGAACAAAGTATTACAGCTTAATAATGGAGTTGGTAGAGACATTGGAGGTCGTCGTGCAGGCTCACTCTCTGTACTAGATGTAATTGATGCAAATAGACGAGCAGGATCTGACAGAAGAAGTTCAGCTGTCTCTGAAATTATAAGAAGCTCTTCATTTCAGAATTCTGCTGGTCTTGCAAGCAATGATGGTATAAACAGAAACTGTCATTATGAGTGCGGAGTAGATAAACTATGTAACGTAGGACAGAAGTGTGTACGCGATGGTTGTGACACTTATTGTGTCCAAGTATCATCTGGGAGTATTATTGGTGAATCTGGATTGTCGGGGTCTGTAAGAAGTGGAAATGGAAATACAGTTTCAGAAATTATTAGAGGTTCATCATCTGACATTTCAAGACTGTCAAGTATTGATGATTCAGCATGCAGTTATCAATGTGGAAAAAATACACTATGTGCATCAGGACATAAATGTATCCACGAAGGATGCAACAGCTATTGCGTTCAATTATCATCTGGTAGCCTAATTGGTTCAAGCCCATCTTTAACCGGACGTGTGGGTCTATCTAACAATGGTCATTTGGAAACTATTGGTAGCAGTGGTTCAATGTCTAGTCACACAG GTTCTGATATTCTTGACGCTATCTCAGCTAGACGAAGTGGTATTAATGCATTGGACACAATCACATCTAGACGTAGTGGCATGGATGCATTGGACACAATTTCTTCTAGACGAGGAGGATCAGTTGGATCATCTGGTTCAAGAATCGTATCTCAGTCAGTAGTAGGAGACCTCAGTAATTGCAGAAAACTATGTCATACTGATTCAGATTGTGCACCAAGCAAATACTGTACCACTGTTGATTGTCACAGATTTTGCAGAAGAAGGCCATCTAAAGGATACTCAGGATAA